The DNA sequence aCGGCCAGTGAAAGCAGAAAGCCTCgtgaaaattttacaaaaaaaacagaaaaatcttgTGTACTGATGATCTTTCATTATCATTTCTAGATCATGGTCCAATACGGAATAAATCACATGGGTTGAAGCCGCGTATGTTACGTGACCGGAACTTTTTCTTCGAAATTTCCTTATGAGGGCAGAAATATTGCAAGTTATGTATGGATTAACCGCAGGCTAAATTTGCATATGTTAAGATACTTCCTCGTATTCTATGATTCTTCTGATTTTTCCTcctaaaatatagttttcaaaCACGATGGCTTTCAAGAAATTGACTCCAAAAAATGACTTCATCGACACCAAATTGTACATACTTACATACTTGCATACTTACTTGCTTGTTTCATGGAAGTTTGTCTGAGATTTAGATTTCCCCTTCAGCTGGCATCTGAAATTTAGATGCTTCGTGGGAGTTTGTTAAATCGCTCCTCTGACTCATTTAACACAGATATCAATTAGAAAGAACTGAGAATGTGCACTgaccttttcattttcttcctaTGCTTGCacatatttttaagtaaaaaaaaaataataagttctaTAGCATAAACAGGAATATAGCGATCTTTCTTTACTGAGAAAAAAAGTCTAATTTAACCAAAGCTATGTCCATGATATTTAAATCCAAGTTTTGATGTCAATAGCCACAGTAGACTGCCAAAGAACCTTAAATATATCTTATTAGatttatattttgattactTAATTAAAATCCTTTCTTTCTGTCACATCTCCTGTCCTCCTTCCAATTAGAAAGGATTGGTGCACACGCTCTATAGCTTAATGGGGATCCAACGATTTTGCCAAGATATGTTAATCCCTTCGAGAAGAAACATGTTTTAGGTCCAAATGTGTTGTAGATCCTTTTTATGgaagaatattctttttttatgcatcgctttctttgttttaaatctcCAGAGGAGTGGAGGCACTTGGGATATTTTAGGATGCAAGTCCCATTTGGCTTCAACCACTCCTTGTGTAGTTTAGGTACTTAAATATGAAGACAGACAAGCATATTAATTGATAGTTTTTGCATACTACACATAAATAGCACTTGgcccttttaaaacaatattttgaaacattattatttttttaaagctagACTGTTCAGTACCTAGATTGGACGGCTCATGATATAGttgttttagttattagattccCATATTATACTCTTCTTAAAAAGCTTTTGACTAAAAAAGGTTTTGATCTAGAAAGAACTTGAAAGTCCTTGAGTAGATATGATCCCAGTGCCTTTAAGCCCATTGGTATCAATTGGGGATGGAGGATCAGGGAAGCCACAACCCTCTAGATCTTGAACGACACCTGGCTATTTCTATTCCATAGCTATTGGCTATACCAAACCCTAGACTGAGTGAGTGGTCCTTTGCACTAGTTACCCATGCACTTCGTATTTTTACAACTATTTAatatcctatgtcaaagttaACCCATGTTTTTAGGTGTATTAGTTCAATgttgttcaattttttaaggacctacatttttaaaaattaattttaaaaaaattctacaaaattagtttttcaaaagaaagtaaataaCTCCGTTAAACCAAAAGTGAGCAAAAATACATTCAAACAATCTACCAAacgtaaaattaccacaaatctgcatcgataaataaatgaaaccaaaatgaacagaaattacaataaataaccaagccaaactcaaaacgagcagaaattaatatgagtagggctcaaaacccctatgccttctcaaggccagaacataatttgcactttactgatgaaaaaaaattcaaatggatatgaacagaagtagtagttttagcgatagtagtaatagcacttgaggtagcagtagaagcagcagtagttgcagtagtactagcgtgcaaatattgcatttttggtcaattcatcatctcccttatcatttcctgaaaattccaaattaatatactcagtcacaACCTTTTGGCAGcccatatacacataacatattatgatttaattcaacactccCTCAAGATTCCCTGAAACACTCATCTTAATGCCCTTCGTATTTTAGGAAAGAAGTGAAACATGTATAATTTCTATCAATAACAGATACTAAATGTAAACAGTgaacaaattgcataacttgcaTCCCTTGTTCTGAGGcctcggggggaggggggttgaaatCTCCAAAcgcataattactgaacctttcaacaatgctgaaaaaaaattgatgtctttgttttaggaaatgatgggcgtggtggagggggggggatggTTTCTCTCAGATCaatttaactcttaaaaagggcactataacttctaatttAAAACCAAACGAGATCCatatgaattatataattccataaaaaccttatatgcccccagggcataacttaaagcccttgccccagggctctggggggctATGCCAGCCCTGCAGGCattgttatattttctttggactattttaaataaaatggccttcgcacaatttcaatcagatgcgtttggtgaagaggggcagttgggggggggggggctagttgaccttCAACACTATTGACTCTTAGAAGGGAACTAGAAACTCctatttcaaccaaatgagccacctctagaATTTATagtaatcaaaattctgaaaaatgaagcTTTTTTAACAACATATACATCAAACGAATGGGTTTTTATAGCGATCCTGATAAGGCTATGTCAAAGTCATTAAAGTTAATGATCCAATACCAAAATTTACGATCCTGGGcaaatttgtcttactttcgaaaagaaaaagataaaaaaaagttgactgAGATAAACTACAATCAGTTataccaccagattcagcatatgAGAGAGCCGTCAAATCCAGCATATCAGTCAAAGTCCCCAGCCTTTTTACATTTGCATGAATACGTTTATATTAAGCCTGTCAGGGTGACAGCTCCCTTCttgttgaaaacaaaaaaatctacaaCATAAGAAGCAGGAGAACAGCATCTTCAGCACCACCAGGAAATCTTTGAGGAAAGGGGGGATGGTAAGCACCACTAGGAGCGttttatattgaaatttaaatggaaatatcTCTCGTTTTCTTAAATGTTCATTTTTAATGTCTTCTTGTTGTCAGAAGGGCATTGACCCCCTAGGTTTCCCTGCCAGCACCCTTGGGAGACAtccctacgaaaaaaaaatgtatttattaataGAACTCACCTTGAAAAACATGTAAATGATGACTATATAATTCATTTCTGATTTTcagacacccccccccaaccaccctccaaaataattatatgaAGGGGCATATCTTTTTCAGGTATTATTATCACTTTTAAAGCATTATTATATGAATATCAAACACAAACAGGGAAATGGTATTTGAAAGAAAGTGTAGTAGCCTTTACCACATTTAAGAGAGCCTTGGATCAAATAGTTTATAGTAATaaacaacaagtaaaaaaaaggctatTAAATTGTATAATAAATGGACTCGTTTCTTGAAGCATTTCCTGTTAAAGTATAACTTTGATCAAAAGAGTCAGGTTTGAGGGAACAGTAGCTCTCCTGACATTTACATAAACCCTGGGTAGGgtattaaaaatgaacagaaattaaatacatataaaaatatacttttttaaattaaagtaaagcaatattaaaactgaaaacgaacagaaattattccattatTAAGGAGAGGGGGACTACTTCCTCCTCAAACGTACACTCTCTACACTAAAGCCTGACTTCTTGGCCCCAATGTTTTAAGAAAGACTCCCCAAGTACAGGGTCACTAATAAATGATTTGGGCATAGCACTAtagaactttagcataaaaagtgggggaggggggaagtaGCCTCctttatataagaaaatagtTTCTACTTATTTTGAGTCTTattgttactctttactttcatttgaaaaaatactacCATCTGAAGAAGCTGTTACTTATGTTAACATCATGTCACAGCTTTCAGATTTGCCATTGGCATTTATCAACACTATCAATTATATACAGTAGATTAAACTTACTTTTTCTTGCTCTATATTCAGTTTCTGGGTTCCTCAAGTGTTCAAACTCCAAGCTCGCCATTGCTTCAGTCCTTTGAAGCTATCTTGGACTGATGTTACTGTTTTGCTGCTGAAAAAGGAGGTGTGTATATTACTACCTCTTTGATTTACTTCGTATGTACACAGAGtatgggggggggtaattttcaaAGAGGACAACTGAAAGCACCAATAATATGTTTACACAAATCCCATATTCAAACTTCCCGTATTTCCAGAGTGCAGGGATCCTTTTGATAATATCATGGCAAACGTGTAGTGCATGACCACTCCTAATGGAAACAtgttattttatgctcttttcaaatatCATGGCCACTTTCATAACAATGTGACCCACCTTTCTTAATGGTCCCAGATATGGCCCTAAATAATTCATCTTCTTGTTGTTTTCATTCCATGAAGCATCATGTCTTCTTTGTTATGTTTCTTGCATTCTTGATCTGTGAAAAACGTTTGGCCTATGTGATTGGAACAGAAttgttagataaaaaaaaacattttaaaatgtaaaagacAATGGAAGGAAGCATGATAATAAGATTAATAGAAACATGCTACTTAGCCTATTATAAAGTAAGTATTTAATTTTGTCctcattttcttttagttttgcaTATATCCTATGGCTACATCTGGGACAATAAGGGTGGGGGGTTGGTTGTTTGTGGGTATTGTTCAAAAAAGTATCcataatatttggaaaaaacacAACACAAGGAATTTAATGGTACcacttttatttcattaacaTGTTTCTATTAAAAGTAGTTATACACTACTACTTTATAAATAACATAGCTAGAGATTTCCCTATTCCTCCCACATGCAATGGTCAGCTCTACTCACACCTTATTATGAACAACCTTAGTTCATACTAATCCAACCTCAATCCAACATCAAACATCTgatcaagaaaaaatattttgataaataaaagtaCAATAAAGTTCCAGTTgagggacttcttgctatctcggaatgTAGCtgagttaggtgaatgaaactttcaggaattaatCAAGGACCTAAAATGCACTCAGCAAACTATTGTTGAGCCACTATCTCTATCCTTTCCCTATTTTTAGGGGTTAGAGGATTGCATAGATGACAAGTCTCTCCCTATCTAGACTTTGACAACAAAATGTAACCTtaactttgaaattttcagtctctttttcattagctctactgtttaaaaattaaactctcTGTTATATCAGTAGGCATTTAAGTCATGTAAGAGCTTTTATCCTAAACTTAGGAAACAGACGTTTAAACCTCTAAAAGCTTATAAAGCAAGATTGAGCAAAAGTATGAGCCTCAAAGCACTTTCCTTGCATCACATTGGAACTCTAAATCTATGTCtcagggtttcacttttataacacaaacaTTGTAAAAGGTCAGTACCCTTtggtgtggggggaggggggggaagttggtatttcaaaatacttcCCCAAGGAATTATAAAGGCTCTAAATTCATTCCTGAGTATAAATCACCTTCCTCCattactttccaagatagacaAAAGTCCCTCATCTAGAATTTATCCATTCCAAGATAGGATACTCCATAGAAGTGTTTAGAGGTGCTATAAGACAAGTCTGACAAAACTGGAAACCATTCACAACATTGCAATAAAGTTGGCTCTGGGTTTCCAAGTCATACCCCAACTTATAAAGTCAGAGTTATTTTGGGAAGGCTCAAAGAACAATACAAGAGGAACAAGTTGATTATGAAATATTTCACAAAGATCCAACCAATTGGCTCAGATCACCTAGCTTTTCAACTAGCTTTTGCATCTAgtcttttggaaaaataagaagcCCAAATTAAGTCTTGGgcatttttaatgatttaaatcTAATACAGAAAGATGAGGTCATATGGTTCCACTAGTTTCAAGAGCCTCCCAAATGGGAATTTGAATGAATAGAAACCTCCTTGGAGCTTATGTCAGGCAAAAAGTCTAGTTACCTCCCTTGACTATCTTCAAGGGCCTTCAGGAAAAAGAATATTCTTAaatattcttgaaattcttcaaggaaaaataaatatttatggtTGGCTCCCTGAAAGGAGGTAAGACACTTGTAGCTTTAGTTATTCCCAGCTATTCTCCACATTTATCCACTAGGCTCCCAAATGGCATATCTCTCCTTGCAGTTCAGCTGAAAGCAATAACTGAAAGCTTAAGAGGGCATCATGCTCATAGACTCTTAGTCTGTCTTACAGCTAAAGGGTTTTTGTCTATATTGTGAAGTAGTTGAGTTAGGTGAATAAAACTCCCAGAAACAAATCCAAAGCATCAGTGATCCCCTGAAAGGACACTAACTTGGTACaatctttgtgttataaaaatgtgtccttgaaaaaataaatatatgaggCACAAGGAAAGTGCTATGGGCTTTATAGTTCTGCTCAATGCTGATTTACAAGGTTTTAACGATTTGAAATCTTGCTTTGCAATTTAGCCCTTTGATGcctgaattatgaaaaaagaatgggaaaaatatttcgGCCGTTTCCAGGCTTCATTATGACCTATTCCACGACAGAaatggcaagaaaaaaaatgtattgataaagatgatgaaataaaaaaatggttccCACAGGAACCATCCGGCAATCATGGCACAAAAAACACTCTGATCGGCTACATAGTGTggtaagtcagaaaacaattcctgTTGGGTGTGAAACACAAGGACACTTCACATTTTACGCATTTCGCTTTGGAATGAGCTTGTACACATACTCTGCATCTCTATTTGCTCTCTATCCAAGCCGGGAAGTGCCCCTGTCCATCGAGTCTTGTCGAATCTGGGGGGCGACaagtataatttctttttttctgagagTTGGTATCTGCGTCACTGAGAGGTCTACCTCTCTTTGGTGTTGCCAAAGATGCACCCGATAGAAGTGCACGTGCCACATCTGTCTTGAACTGTAGCAGGTTCATTGGTTTCCGCCCAGCAGCAAGACACCTGCGGTATAAGAGCCAGCCATTCACAACAGAGAggtcaaacaagaagaagaagatcctCATGTACCATTTGCTCCGTGACTTGAAGTCGATCCTGTAAAGCTCCAGCAACATGTCGGCAAGATCTACACCACCCATAAAGCGGTTGTACTCCTTCACACAATATGTTTGTGAAGTGGACTGGCTTATTGTCATACCACTTCACCACAATGGCATTCGGCTGCGTTTCCACTCGCCAGTCGTAAGAGCCTCTTCCTCGGGCTTTCAATTTGCTGTCGGATTCCAAAGCACAGCCTTTCAACCTGTTTGCCCTCACTGTGGCCAGTGTAAGTATGCCCTGATCACTTAGTGTTTGTGCCAAGTCTAATGAGGAGGACCAATTGTCAAAGAATAGCTTGTAATTTTTGTGCTTGGGTATTCCTCTTGCAAGCCGCAGGACAAAATCAGCTCCAACTCCCAGGTCACTGACATCAACCAACCCCTTACCCGTATACATTTCAAAGTCGTAAGCGAAACCACTCTCCCCAGCCCTTGAGATGAACTTATAACCCCACTTATGCGGTTTCTTGGGATTGTACTGCTTCAACGAAATCCTCTGTTTTGTCGGCACAATTTGCTCGTCTACTGCCTGGTGTTCTTCTGGGGGTATCTTCATAAAGTTATCTCTGATCATCTCTATCAGAGGACGAACTTTGTGGATCTTGTCGTGCCCAGGGTCTCCTCGTGGTTTCTGGGTAAGATTGTCGTTGAAATGAAGATACTTTTTGATCTGCTCGAATCTGTCACGCGACATGGCATCAGCTATTACAGGGTAGCGCGTTTCGTTTGACCAGTAACTACGGTATGACGGCATTTTCACTATTCCTGTGAATGCAAGGATCCCTAAGAAGCATTCCACCTTGGCAGATGAAACTCCAAATTCTTTGGCATCTTTTTGAAGAGCGTAAATTTTCGTTTGGTCACGTATATGGTTGACCACGCCTTGGTCAAAAAACAGCCTGACAAATTCCAGGGGTGTCTTGCCACTCATTTCTTGGTCGACGACAAGATGATCCTTCCACGCAGCATCTGGCTGGACGAAATCCACTTTTCTCCAAGCAAGGTCCCATCGTTTGCTTGGTTTCGAAGCAACAGTGCCTGAGCTCGTGGCATTTTGTCTGGCGATCTCGACGTCCTCATGGTCATCCTCACTGTTGTGGTCGTCAGCTTCAATTCGACtgctttctatttcttcttcaaTCTCTTCTTCCTGCGGGTTATTATCAGGATCAGGAAGGAGAAAACTAGGAACAGATGGGTCCTCATCTTCATCAGACAGATCTTTGAGGTCGGAGTTGTCTTCCGGGCAAAGAACAAAATTCAGAGCCTGTGCAAATGACATGGGGCGTGTTCAAAGTCTTTGCTGGACAGCCGAATACTCATCTTCCACAGTTTTTGATGTACTCGGAGAAGGCTGGTCCATTTCTGCactgtaaaaaatatatttggtaaCAGTCTAGTAGGGGAGACCAGGGTTGACCCGGACACGGGGTTGATCTGGACAGTCAAGTATGGACACCTAGCGGTTTagtaaaaattctcaaaaaatcaCGAAAGGTGCACCATCTACTGCCCTATTATCAAGCCAGTTTGGATCTATATGCACACAGccatttgtttgtattttgtaaaaagtgttttttaaggtAAGAATTTTTTCAAGGGTCTCTGTTTGGAGTTTAATAGAGTGGACCAGGCTGCTGGATTTGCAATGACATTTTTTCAGGAGAAAAGTAGCTCACATAGAAAGATTCTAGAGCAGTTTATTGAGCGccatctatttgattttttttcaaatcactttgacgTCGCACGAGGACACATGGGGTTGGGCCGGACACGGCGATTGGGGGTTGgtttggacattttttttatctgtccgAACCAACCCCAAACGGATACGCATTTTATGGTGAAGTCAGAACTGGAGAAAAGTCAATGGCTTAGAAGATATGCCGTTTCAAAAAATCGCGTCTGGGTCAACCCTGGTCTCCCCTACATTGTTATTGACGACGGCAACTCCACCAGTTCTTGTCTAGATGGCTCTTCCAAGCGATAAAATTCGGAGCTATGCATGCCGGATGGTTCCTTGAAGCCACAGAACATGGTCGAGACATGGTCGagctctcaaaatttgattccaatggtgtaaAGCAACTGTTTTCATGATATCTAGGCATTTCACACTGTATACGGCTTACCATCTCATCTGGTCTTGCTACCGCCGGATGGTTCCCAGAGGAACCACGACGTTGGGGGTCGTTTCTATCCTCTTGTTTTCCAGCTATAGGAGTGTATGATAGCTCATCTGAACAAACAAAACGTCCtctttctaaaacttttggaatgaaAACTCTAgcacaataaataataaagttaTTCACAAAAAAGTATTCTCACCTTTCAGGAAAAACAAGCAAGGCTAGAGGGCACAGGTTCAAACTTCATTACCTCACACAAGGGTGACAGATTACGgactaagaaaaatacaaacctGTCTAGGTAGATCAGATTGAGACAATGGCAAACGGATTGACGTTAATAGGTCAAacggtcaggattaaaataaattaaaaagttcatgGTTCCTGAGGGAACCTTCAGGCATCAAAGGGTTAGAAACAAACTCTAGATATAGGCTAGCTTAAAATCCTGCTGAAATAACAAGAACTTTGTCTTTCAAAACTAGAGCCAATAAAAAGAGACTGAGAATCCTTGTCATGTAGGCCATCCAGGGCCCATTATAATGTTCCTCAATGACTATAAAACAAACTTGAAGAATCCTTTCATGTTATATGCAGATGATTACAAAGTCCTATGACTATACCAGTCAAGGCCAGTGTAAACCAGCTTCAAGTGTAAACTAGTCAAATATGAAAGCAGATTTGAGCCAGCAATCCAAATGGTCACTGGATTGGTGTCTAGGATTAAATGCCTCAAAATATAAAGTCTATATCTTGGATGTAATAACCCAAAACACCCATATCATCAAGGAGATTCCCAGCTTGAGACAGTCAGTGATGAGAAGGGCCTGGGGGTCATTGTTGACCatgaatttaagtttttttgttgtagttacagcaatagctgcaatctagtaatAGACAAACATCACAAACAAGGTCAAGTTCCCAAAGCAAACCAAGCCCTTGGCCTCATAAATGAACATTCACCACCAGTCCACCAAGTGTGATAATGAAAGTTTACAAATCTATGGTCAGCCttcacctgttttttttttggcatgaCTTTGGCCTCTCCCAACTATAAGATCAATGTGAAGGTACAGGAGAGTGTTCAAAAAGCAGCAAAGAATATCCCAATACTGCAAGACAAAACCTATGAAAAATGTCTTACCTCACTCAAACTTCCTACTTTAGTATACTGTAGGAATAGAGAAGACATGCAAAAGACTTGTAAATTCCTGGAAAGTGATCTATTAAGTCATGTCTTCATTCCATCCCATTGAACTACCACCAGAAGACAAACCAGGAAGCTGCAAGTCCCCCATTGAACCAGGCAAGAGCACCAACACGTTTTCTCAGTCTTTTTGGTCCTACTCTAGAACAGCCTGTCTCAAGTCTGAGACAAATTGATCAAGACCGAGTCAATGAAAAATGGAGGCTAAACCTAGATGCCAGATCATAACCTTAAAACACAACCAACAAAATTTTCTACAAGAAGTTCAACACCACCTTTTCTTGCTGGACATGTGATTTAAGATAAAACGTGACATTAAAATGAATCTGCTGGCAACATTCTAGCTTGGTGACTCTACAGAAGGAAACATCTTAATAAAATAGGAGCATTAacattagattccttatttcatgttcttttcaaatatcatatttgCATTTCTGACAATGTGCCTTCCTACATGATGGTCCCATATATAATCTTATGGCCcatttcttcattgtttttatctGATGATATGTTGTATAATGGATTGCTCTAGTCCTAACTTGGTGAGACCAGGTTTCATTAAAAGGATTATATTGGCAAGAGCTTTATTGTCTTtgggttttattttagttttgtctaTATCCAATGGCTACATATGAAACTGTCAGTGGGAGGGGGGTGCATTTTCAGAAATGTAAATATGACAGCCTGTTTAGAATGAGCATCAAATAAGGAGTCTAATAGaactacttttattttactaagaCATTTCTTTCTACAGATCTGTTAAACTAGAAGGTTATCCACCTGCCATTAATGCAATCTTTTAAGCCTAATAAATAACAAAAGGGTAGGGATGATAGCTTGGTAACACCTTTCCAGAGTGTATTTTAGGTCCTgaattcattcctgaaagttttattcaccCAGCTTAGCTACTTTCCAAGGTATCAAgaagcaaataaaaatataaggcctCATAATAGGCTAtgcagggggaggggtaaaataTGCAACAGGAGTGTAAAAATACATAATAGAGGAATTTAATATTAGAAAAACTTCTAATATTATTAGAAGTTTAATaggggtaaatattttgctgttcatattattgagttacaagtaaaacaaatataccagttgatgccttttttttatgttctttacaaatataatagccTAACTGCTTCTCttggaaattcaaatttaagccctttttcaaCCCCCTGAAAATAACCACAAAATCTCTAGTTTTAGGGtataaaaaaaggcttaaaccatggatttcaaacttactttttgattattaatccatttcttagagttatataatccacaaacATTGTTCAATCATGATAAAGTtggataaaatattgaaaaaaattccgtcatgtttcttctgttggctttgatattttttaacatacagGTGAAATAGCACTTTTTAAGCATCCTAATAGAACAAGAAACAAACATGgtgaatttcttttaaattttcttaatctATTTAATCTTGAGAAAGTAATGTTTGTGAATTAGCTTACAGCTTTTACAAAatagatttataatgaaaagtttgaaacaaatgttATAACCCATTTTTATGTCCGAAATAAtagaatgaaattattttttcaagggTCCTAGAAGGGCTTAAAATCGAAATTccaatgaaaaaatttattatattcagaaagagcataaaaatgaTATACAATGGTACATTCAAAttatttgtaggtcaataatatgagcaacaaaatatttaccaGGATGTGTGCCAGCCTTGACCAGGCCTAGAACCACCATTACAAGAAGTCTCTAGGAAGAAATGGATGTCTCTTGTACAAATCCAGCACTGCAGTGGGGGATCTGCCCATTTTGTGCCTGCAATCTACTTCATGGTTAAAAATCTTTTTACGCAGATATTTTAACAGTATCTATTTGaatctttttggtttttgagTCTATAATAACCCCCATAAGCTTTTTGGAGGCAACATGCATTATTTATTTGCCATCCAGCCTGATAGTCAGTGGTTGAAGGACCTATTTCTTGTGCAAAACCATATCTTTGGCTTGAATTAAGCAACACATTTAAAGTATTATATAACCAGTGTGATAAATCATTGcactgaaatattttaaaagcacAGTTTCTATTGCTTACCACAATCGCACGTTTTGCGGATTTGAAACTTGACGCCAGTTTTATCGAATTTTGCCGAGCATTAACATTACCCCTGTGTCACCACAAGAGCCGAAATCGTGATTTCGGCCTTCGGCAAGCGAGAA is a window from the Artemia franciscana chromosome 17, ASM3288406v1, whole genome shotgun sequence genome containing:
- the LOC136037526 gene encoding piggyBac transposable element-derived protein 3-like, producing MSFAQALNFVLCPEDNSDLKDLSDEDEDPSVPSFLLPDPDNNPQEEEIEEEIESSRIEADDHNSEDDHEDVEIARQNATSSGTVASKPSKRWDLAWRKVDFVQPDAAWKDHLVVDQEMSGKTPLEFVRLFFDQGVVNHIRDQTKIYALQKDAKEFGVSSAKVECFLGILAFTGIVKMPSYRSYWSNETRYPVIADAMSRDRFEQIKKYLHFNDNLTQKPRGDPGHDKIHKVRPLIEMIRDNFMKIPPEEHQAVDEQIVPTKQRISLKQYNPKKPHKWGYKFISRAGESGFAYDFEMYTGKGLVDVSDLGVGADFVLRLARGIPKHKNYKLFFDNWSSSLDLAQTLSDQGILTLATVRANRLKGCALESDSKLKARGRGSYDWRVETQPNAIVVKWYDNKPVHFTNILCEGVQPLYGWCRSCRHVAGALQDRLQVTEQMVHEDLLLLV